Proteins encoded in a region of the Myxosarcina sp. GI1 genome:
- a CDS encoding malectin domain-containing carbohydrate-binding protein: MTWRNLAAVVTTKQWQYTQPVTGNVIRIRHLINGGIGNAPYGFKGAIALAYNYGNLIELSQYRSIYPSTQTFIYSFDNFFSNREARIAIRGQRKYYSAPNWIVYVDSWMSTERPKLEDIDLKLSAISSNIALIASNLDVDPHELKNAYIIRINIGGGDYTDINGDRWIGRELPIYEGNYRTHNPIADPDSYLFESSLNALEAGYIDSNAPDGRYQISFYAQEWYRNDPTTRFIDIYINEVLVEEGLNIWTEAGGQYKPLIKTYTVEIEGGLRVRAVGQNDKPIIICALAIIQIA; this comes from the coding sequence ATGACCTGGCGTAATTTGGCGGCGGTAGTTACTACTAAGCAGTGGCAATATACCCAACCTGTTACGGGTAACGTCATTCGGATACGACATTTAATCAATGGTGGTATTGGTAACGCACCCTATGGCTTTAAGGGTGCGATCGCTTTAGCTTACAACTACGGTAATTTAATCGAACTCAGTCAATATCGTTCGATTTATCCTTCTACTCAAACCTTTATTTATAGCTTTGACAATTTTTTTAGCAATCGCGAGGCAAGGATAGCTATTCGAGGACAGCGAAAGTATTATTCTGCTCCCAACTGGATTGTTTATGTTGATAGTTGGATGTCTACAGAGCGACCAAAACTAGAAGATATCGATCTAAAACTAAGTGCTATATCGTCAAATATTGCTTTAATTGCCAGCAATTTAGACGTAGATCCCCATGAATTAAAAAATGCTTACATCATAAGGATTAATATTGGCGGTGGCGATTATACCGATATTAACGGCGATCGCTGGATAGGACGAGAATTGCCTATTTACGAAGGTAATTATAGAACTCACAATCCAATTGCCGATCCCGATTCATATTTATTTGAATCGAGTTTAAATGCTTTAGAAGCTGGCTATATAGACTCTAATGCTCCCGACGGAAGGTATCAAATAAGTTTTTATGCTCAAGAATGGTATCGAAACGATCCTACTACTCGGTTTATTGACATATATATCAATGAAGTTTTAGTAGAAGAAGGATTGAATATTTGGACAGAAGCAGGGGGGCAATATAAACCATTAATCAAAACTTATACGGTAGAGATTGAAGGTGGTTTGAGAGTAAGAGCGGTAGGACAAAACGACAAACCAATAATTATTTGTGCTTTAGCAATAATTCAAATAGCTTAA